In one window of Legionella fallonii LLAP-10 DNA:
- a CDS encoding isovaleryl-CoA dehydrogenase produces the protein MHTGLQHQLGETYDLLRDSVYQFARTEIAPIAAQIDEHNVFPNHLWRKLGDMGLLGITVSEEYGGANMGYLAHAIAMEEISRASASVGLSYGAHSNLCVNQIYLNGNDKQKRQYLPRLISGEYIGALAMSESNSGSDVVSMQLHARHSGDKYILDGTKMWITNGPDADVLVVYAKTDKQAGSKGITAFLVEKGMPGFRTAQKLDKLGMRGSNTCELVFEHCEIPEENVLGEVNKGAKVLMSGLDYERTILAAGPVGIMQACMDVVLPYVHERKQFNQAIGEFQFIQGKLADMYTEISACRAYLYAVARACDNGMVSRKDAAGVILYTAEKATQMALQAIQILGGNGYINEYPTGRLLRDAKLYEIGAGTSEIRRMLIGRELFKETA, from the coding sequence ATGCATACAGGGTTACAACACCAATTAGGCGAAACATACGACCTGTTGCGGGACAGTGTCTATCAATTTGCCCGTACAGAAATTGCACCGATTGCCGCCCAAATCGATGAACATAATGTTTTTCCCAATCATCTCTGGAGAAAACTAGGGGATATGGGATTATTAGGCATTACCGTAAGTGAAGAATATGGTGGAGCCAACATGGGGTATCTCGCTCATGCCATTGCTATGGAAGAAATTTCAAGAGCATCTGCCTCTGTAGGTTTAAGTTATGGGGCTCATTCTAATTTATGTGTTAACCAAATTTATTTAAATGGAAATGACAAGCAAAAACGCCAATATTTGCCTAGACTAATTAGCGGAGAGTACATTGGCGCGTTGGCTATGAGTGAATCTAATTCTGGCTCCGACGTTGTTAGTATGCAATTACATGCACGTCATTCTGGAGATAAATACATTCTCGATGGCACTAAAATGTGGATCACTAACGGTCCTGACGCTGATGTCTTGGTTGTTTATGCCAAAACGGATAAACAGGCAGGAAGTAAAGGAATTACTGCTTTTCTCGTTGAAAAAGGAATGCCTGGATTTAGAACGGCTCAAAAATTAGACAAACTTGGCATGCGTGGTTCTAATACCTGTGAATTAGTTTTTGAGCATTGTGAAATCCCTGAAGAAAATGTGCTTGGCGAGGTCAATAAAGGAGCTAAGGTGCTAATGAGTGGCCTCGATTATGAGCGCACTATTTTGGCAGCTGGTCCTGTGGGCATTATGCAAGCCTGTATGGATGTCGTCTTGCCTTATGTCCATGAGCGTAAGCAATTTAATCAGGCTATAGGGGAATTTCAATTCATTCAAGGCAAATTAGCTGATATGTATACAGAAATCAGCGCGTGCAGAGCCTATTTATATGCAGTTGCCAGAGCATGTGATAATGGGATGGTAAGCCGTAAAGATGCAGCGGGAGTTATTTTATACACAGCTGAAAAAGCAACACAAATGGCATTACAAGCAATACAGATTTTAGGTGGAAATGGATACATTAATGAATACCCTACAGGTAGATTATTACGAGATGCAAAGCTGTATGAGATAGGAGCAGGAACCTCTGAAATCAGAAGAATGCTCATTGGGCGTGAACTTTTTAAAGAAACAGCATAA
- a CDS encoding quinone-dependent dihydroorotate dehydrogenase, whose protein sequence is MYSIARPLLFKLDAEKAHNLALSALSYLPRFCFRHPQGAGVKAMGLDFAHPVGLAAGLDKNGEYLDGLAKIGFSFIELGTVTPKPQEGNPRPRLFRLPEAQAIINRMGFNNQGVDALVGHIKKARYQGILGINIGKNKDTPLDKAAEDYLYCLGKVYAHASYITINISSPNTPDLRQLQQGEYFANLLSQLHEEQKKLADQLQRHVPLVVKVSPDETDETLKEMTEVILHHNIEGIIATNTTCSREMVKNVPYADELGGLSGKPVTDLSNRCLRLLKQYVGNELTLIGVGGIDSCISAQEKLNAGASLVQVYSGLIYQGPSLVSNLISGLKVFSGRK, encoded by the coding sequence ATGTATTCAATAGCACGTCCTTTACTCTTTAAGCTGGATGCAGAAAAAGCTCATAATCTTGCTTTATCCGCTTTGTCTTATTTACCGCGATTTTGTTTTAGGCATCCGCAAGGAGCTGGGGTTAAAGCAATGGGTTTGGACTTCGCTCATCCAGTAGGGTTAGCTGCAGGCTTAGATAAAAATGGAGAGTACTTGGATGGGTTGGCTAAGATAGGATTTTCTTTTATTGAATTAGGAACCGTGACTCCTAAACCCCAAGAAGGAAACCCTAGGCCGCGTTTATTTCGTCTACCAGAGGCTCAGGCGATTATTAATCGTATGGGATTTAATAATCAGGGAGTTGATGCTTTAGTTGGTCATATAAAAAAAGCGCGTTACCAGGGAATATTGGGGATCAATATCGGCAAAAATAAAGATACCCCCCTAGATAAAGCAGCAGAAGATTATCTTTATTGTTTAGGCAAGGTCTATGCGCATGCTTCTTACATCACCATTAATATTTCCTCTCCTAATACCCCTGATTTACGTCAACTCCAGCAGGGCGAATATTTTGCTAATTTATTATCGCAATTACATGAAGAACAAAAAAAGTTAGCAGATCAATTACAACGACACGTACCATTAGTAGTGAAAGTATCTCCTGATGAAACTGATGAGACATTGAAAGAAATGACGGAGGTCATTTTGCATCATAACATTGAAGGTATTATTGCTACCAATACAACCTGCTCGCGAGAAATGGTTAAGAATGTCCCTTATGCTGATGAGTTAGGTGGGCTTAGTGGTAAACCGGTAACAGATCTATCGAATCGTTGTTTGCGTTTGTTAAAACAGTATGTTGGAAATGAGCTGACGTTAATCGGCGTGGGGGGGATTGATAGTTGTATCAGTGCTCAGGAAAAACTTAACGCAGGAGCTTCGTTGGTACAAGTATATAGTGGGTTAATCTATCAAGGTCCCTCTCTAGTTTCTAACTTAATATCAGGACTAAAGGTTTTTTCTGGAAGGAAATAA
- a CDS encoding class I SAM-dependent methyltransferase, with product MRKLVLWGHSADEYREMFDLSQDEINSNILEYGCGPSAVNYQQTQKDRKVVSCDPLFVLDKDTLSSKVVMIFAGMAEQVKKEQDRFDFTRSGSYEHLIAERQQGMKQFFTDYEAGKAQGRYVGVADYHLPFADFSFDFALSSHYLFADLDEQTVEFHLAVIRELARVAKEVRIFPLIDREGNTSEFLGPVLLGLQQDNYGVEVREVAFHLHKTGNAMLRVWAQQCSI from the coding sequence ATGCGTAAACTGGTACTCTGGGGGCATAGTGCCGATGAATATCGTGAGATGTTTGATCTATCTCAGGATGAAATAAATTCTAATATTTTAGAGTATGGCTGTGGACCAAGTGCAGTTAATTATCAGCAAACACAAAAAGATCGTAAAGTAGTCAGTTGTGATCCTTTATTTGTATTGGATAAAGATACCTTATCTTCTAAAGTTGTTATGATTTTTGCTGGTATGGCCGAGCAGGTAAAAAAGGAACAAGATCGATTTGACTTTACCCGTAGTGGTAGTTACGAGCATTTGATAGCAGAAAGGCAGCAAGGGATGAAACAGTTTTTTACTGACTATGAGGCAGGAAAAGCTCAAGGACGGTATGTTGGCGTCGCTGATTATCATTTGCCTTTCGCTGATTTTTCTTTTGATTTTGCCCTAAGCTCTCATTATTTATTTGCTGATTTGGATGAACAAACCGTAGAGTTTCATCTAGCAGTAATTCGTGAGCTAGCGCGAGTTGCCAAAGAGGTTAGGATTTTTCCTTTGATTGATAGGGAGGGGAATACTTCAGAATTTCTTGGGCCTGTATTATTAGGGCTGCAACAAGATAACTATGGGGTAGAAGTCAGGGAAGTTGCTTTTCATTTACATAAAACAGGAAATGCCATGCTTAGAGTATGGGCACAACAATGTTCTATCTGA
- a CDS encoding acetyl-CoA C-acyltransferase, translated as MEHNDIVIVAAKRTPMGGMLGELSALSAPELGAVAHKAVLEQSGISPSEIDEVISGCVLQAGIGQAPARQAAIKAGIPNSAGATTINKMCGSGMKAVMFAHDLIRVGSANIVLASGMESMSNAPYLLAKARSGYRLGHGELKDHMFLDGLEDAYNRGQLMGCFAEATASHFKFSREQQDEYATQSMIKALKAIENGSFSKEIATVTLSTRKGEVTVSVDEGPDKTKLDKITQLKPAFKSDGTVTAANSSSISDGAASLIIMSAEQAQKRGIQPLARIVAHASHAQAPEWFTTAPVDAIRKVMNKAGWKQNDVDLYEINEAFAVVAMAAITQLELNPEQVNIHGGACALGHPIGASGARILVTLMHALKQQNKKRGVASLCIGGGEATAMAIELI; from the coding sequence ATGGAACATAACGATATAGTAATTGTTGCAGCAAAAAGAACTCCTATGGGAGGAATGTTAGGCGAATTATCTGCTTTGTCAGCCCCAGAATTAGGAGCAGTAGCTCATAAAGCTGTATTGGAGCAATCAGGAATATCTCCCTCAGAAATTGATGAAGTAATCAGTGGTTGCGTATTACAAGCCGGTATTGGTCAGGCCCCGGCAAGACAAGCTGCGATCAAAGCAGGAATTCCAAACTCTGCAGGAGCTACCACAATTAATAAAATGTGTGGTTCTGGAATGAAAGCCGTTATGTTCGCGCATGATTTAATACGTGTCGGCTCGGCAAATATCGTTTTAGCAAGTGGGATGGAAAGCATGAGTAATGCTCCTTACTTATTGGCTAAAGCTCGCTCAGGCTACAGATTAGGACATGGAGAGTTGAAGGATCATATGTTCCTAGATGGACTTGAAGATGCCTACAATAGAGGCCAATTAATGGGTTGTTTTGCTGAGGCTACAGCCAGTCATTTTAAATTCAGTAGAGAACAACAAGACGAATATGCGACTCAATCCATGATCAAAGCTCTTAAAGCCATTGAAAATGGTTCTTTCTCTAAAGAAATCGCCACAGTTACATTAAGTACACGTAAAGGCGAGGTGACTGTTAGCGTGGATGAAGGCCCAGATAAAACCAAGCTAGATAAAATCACTCAATTAAAACCAGCTTTTAAATCAGATGGTACCGTCACGGCAGCGAACTCCAGTTCAATTTCTGATGGTGCGGCTAGCTTAATCATCATGAGTGCGGAACAAGCTCAAAAACGCGGTATTCAACCCTTAGCTAGAATTGTTGCTCATGCAAGCCATGCCCAAGCTCCAGAATGGTTTACCACCGCTCCCGTCGATGCTATTCGCAAAGTGATGAATAAAGCGGGCTGGAAGCAAAATGATGTTGATCTCTATGAAATTAATGAGGCTTTTGCAGTAGTAGCAATGGCTGCAATTACCCAACTTGAATTAAATCCAGAACAGGTTAATATTCATGGCGGGGCTTGTGCTTTAGGTCATCCTATTGGAGCTTCTGGCGCACGTATTTTAGTCACTTTAATGCATGCTCTAAAACAGCAAAACAAAAAACGTGGCGTGGCTTCTTTATGTATCGGCGGTGGTGAGGCTACAGCTATGGCTATAGAGTTGATTTAA